A window of Sphingorhabdus lacus contains these coding sequences:
- the corA gene encoding magnesium/cobalt transporter CorA, whose protein sequence is MSVVAARLYRDGKILTEIDLAKPIPHVEKQGDFIWIGLHEPDDGALKRIQEHFGLHPLAVEDALDPRHLPKMEPYGDHLFLVARTAHLKGERIEYGNTAIFVGRQFIITVRHGSDRAHTPLRAQLEATPWLLKHGPDYVLHAILDFVVDGYFPVVDELEEKVLAMEDHAVESFLNRSETARLFTLRRELFRLHRILGPMEDLASQFLNLHLPQIDVDIHPYFRDLLDHIRRVIYRVAGLRDTLTSVIETSGLLEQQRQGAITRQLAAWAAILAVPTAIAGIYGMNFDIMPELRWEYGYYAVVGVMATICLTLYIRFRRAGWL, encoded by the coding sequence ATGAGCGTGGTCGCCGCCCGGCTGTACCGTGATGGCAAAATCCTGACCGAGATCGACCTCGCAAAGCCGATCCCCCATGTCGAAAAGCAGGGCGATTTCATCTGGATCGGCCTGCACGAACCCGATGACGGGGCATTGAAACGGATACAGGAACATTTCGGGCTGCACCCGCTGGCGGTCGAGGATGCGCTGGACCCCCGCCATTTGCCGAAGATGGAACCCTATGGTGACCATCTGTTTCTGGTGGCGCGCACGGCACATTTGAAGGGCGAGCGGATTGAATATGGCAATACCGCCATCTTTGTCGGGCGCCAGTTCATCATCACCGTCCGTCATGGCTCGGACCGGGCGCATACACCTTTGCGCGCGCAGTTGGAGGCGACGCCCTGGTTGTTGAAACATGGTCCCGACTATGTGCTGCACGCCATATTGGATTTCGTTGTCGACGGCTATTTCCCGGTGGTGGACGAGCTGGAAGAAAAAGTGCTCGCGATGGAGGACCATGCGGTTGAAAGTTTCCTCAACCGATCGGAAACCGCGCGCCTGTTTACGCTGCGCCGCGAACTGTTCCGATTGCACCGCATTCTTGGCCCGATGGAAGATTTGGCGAGCCAGTTTCTCAACCTCCACCTGCCGCAGATCGACGTGGATATTCACCCCTATTTCCGGGACCTGCTCGACCATATCCGGCGCGTCATCTACCGCGTCGCGGGTCTGCGCGACACGCTGACCTCGGTCATCGAAACCAGCGGATTGTTGGAACAGCAACGGCAGGGGGCGATCACGCGACAATTGGCGGCGTGGGCCGCGATTCTGGCGGTGCCGACCGCGATTGCCGGCATTTACGGCATGAATTTCGACATCATGCCCGAATTGCGCTGGGAATATGGCTATTATGCCGTGGTCGGCGTGATGGCGACCATCTGCCTCACGCTCTATATCCGGTTCAGGCGGGCTGGCTGGCTGTAA
- a CDS encoding fatty acid desaturase family protein — protein MPAVKAANPRQIFGAERWMRITAVSPWRGVWLIVHAWAVVALAAFGAAAAWQWSWIAGLIATPVALAVLGGRQLGLAILMHEGAHGLLHPDRKMNNFLGQWLTGAATGSDLHAYRAYHLTHHKFTQQPEDPDLSLSAPFPTSRASLQRKAIRDLTGQTFFKQRKAQFAAAWRGLQAMWRSESGDASAKRDTSAGRMLNLQSRSGIDAPVANIDGAKTTARTVGRFLTVQAVLLAVSLLFWGWLPFALWLVALASTFQLFLRVRNIAEHACTTTGSEDPFSHARTTYAGLLERSTVAPYWVNFHSEHHLFMGVPCYSLPLAHALLGEENYHHRMTIEPDYRTVLRKVTASQPA, from the coding sequence ATGCCCGCGGTAAAGGCCGCCAATCCCCGCCAGATATTCGGTGCGGAAAGATGGATGCGCATCACGGCGGTCTCGCCCTGGCGCGGGGTGTGGTTGATTGTGCATGCATGGGCAGTCGTGGCACTCGCCGCTTTTGGCGCAGCGGCAGCATGGCAATGGAGCTGGATTGCCGGCCTCATCGCAACACCGGTGGCGCTGGCTGTTCTGGGCGGTCGCCAATTGGGCCTTGCCATTTTGATGCACGAAGGTGCGCACGGCCTGCTCCATCCCGATCGCAAGATGAACAATTTTCTGGGCCAATGGCTCACCGGCGCCGCGACCGGCAGCGACCTTCACGCTTATCGGGCCTATCATCTGACGCACCACAAGTTCACGCAGCAGCCCGAGGACCCCGACCTGTCGCTGTCCGCGCCCTTCCCCACCAGCCGCGCGAGCCTGCAACGCAAGGCGATCCGCGACCTGACGGGCCAGACCTTTTTCAAGCAGCGCAAGGCTCAGTTCGCCGCCGCATGGCGCGGACTTCAGGCAATGTGGCGCAGTGAAAGCGGTGATGCCTCGGCCAAGCGCGACACGAGCGCGGGCCGGATGCTCAACCTGCAAAGCCGGTCAGGCATCGATGCGCCGGTGGCGAATATCGACGGCGCCAAGACAACCGCCCGCACCGTCGGCCGCTTTTTGACCGTTCAGGCGGTGTTGCTCGCGGTCTCGCTCCTGTTCTGGGGCTGGTTGCCCTTCGCGCTGTGGCTGGTCGCACTGGCATCGACGTTCCAGCTATTCCTGCGCGTGCGCAATATCGCCGAACATGCGTGCACCACCACGGGCAGCGAGGATCCCTTTTCCCATGCGCGCACCACTTATGCAGGGCTGCTCGAACGCTCCACCGTTGCGCCCTATTGGGTGAATTTCCACAGCGAACACCATCTGTTCATGGGCGTGCCCTGCTACAGCTTGCCGCTTGCCCATGCCTTGCTGGGCGAAGAAAATTACCATCACCGGATGACTATTGAGCCCGACTACCGGACCGTCCTGCGCAAGGTTACAGCCAGCCAGCCCGCCTGA
- a CDS encoding alpha/beta hydrolase fold domain-containing protein, translated as MPSFIASLTGFVLRTTGIYRKLFTGGPQFQTNIAKSRAQPTPEPDAKARGSVHVAHTEFAGRTVWTLAPKDREPTAHILYWHGGGYVYPAAAVHWDFLAHMAKVHGWSVTAPLYPLAPESNAEKATQWAMDFTRAYTDGLGGKAFVMGGDSAGGGLAAAVAQMARDTGCAQARALILICPWLNLDPAHPEQAQIEPRDGILTISGITDAGRIYAGNVPLTDMRCSPLFGSWDNLPPILAFGGGNDILVTDARALKAKHPTVAYRELAGMLHDWPIFTFRESRAAQADMAAFAASALT; from the coding sequence ATGCCGAGTTTTATCGCCAGCCTGACCGGCTTTGTGCTGCGCACAACCGGCATTTACCGCAAGCTGTTTACAGGCGGCCCGCAATTTCAGACCAATATCGCAAAATCACGCGCACAGCCTACGCCCGAACCGGACGCGAAGGCGCGCGGCAGCGTGCATGTCGCGCACACCGAATTTGCCGGACGCACCGTATGGACCCTCGCGCCTAAGGACCGTGAACCGACGGCGCATATTCTCTACTGGCATGGCGGCGGCTATGTATATCCGGCAGCGGCGGTGCATTGGGACTTTCTGGCGCATATGGCAAAGGTCCATGGCTGGTCGGTGACCGCGCCGCTGTATCCTTTGGCGCCCGAAAGCAACGCGGAGAAAGCCACGCAATGGGCGATGGATTTCACCCGCGCCTATACCGATGGCTTAGGCGGCAAGGCGTTTGTCATGGGTGGCGATTCCGCAGGCGGCGGGCTCGCGGCAGCCGTTGCGCAAATGGCGCGCGACACCGGATGTGCGCAGGCACGCGCCCTGATCCTGATCTGCCCATGGCTCAACCTTGACCCCGCGCACCCCGAACAGGCACAGATCGAGCCGCGCGATGGCATCCTGACCATCAGCGGCATTACCGATGCCGGACGCATTTATGCGGGCAACGTGCCGCTCACCGATATGCGGTGCAGCCCGCTCTTTGGCAGCTGGGACAATCTGCCTCCGATCCTCGCCTTTGGTGGCGGCAATGATATATTGGTCACCGATGCTCGCGCGCTGAAGGCCAAGCATCCCACCGTCGCCTATCGCGAGCTTGCCGGGATGCTGCACGACTGGCCGATCTTCACCTTCCGCGAATCGCGCGCCGCACAGGCCGATATGGCCGCCTTTGCCGCGAGCGCATTAACGTAG
- a CDS encoding DUF885 domain-containing protein, with translation MLVKSLKLILLAGAALTAPFATAAVAQTAPAAATTQTEGQRLAALFAADDEGSLKRNPLNALFRGDMRYADRFGDFISDEYFANERKAAEANLENLKAIDREKLNPTDKIAYDVFKQGQIDALKGLSKEIMDLTVVRPLNHFFGFHTFYPTFASGQGAAPFKTVQDYENNLKRHKEFIVLMDRSIDRFRQGMASGVFETKMTITNVVDQLNTQLAQSTEESPYFGPVKKFPEGFSDADKARLTAEYRDIIEKGLYPANTRLRDFLRDSYLPLAREQVGLSAMKGGDMLYQYQIEQTTTLPLKADEIHNLGLSEVARIKTGMEKIKNEVGFKGTLPEFFEHLRTDPKFKPASREALTQGYYDIGKKVDGLISTQFKYLPKAPLEIKPYEEFREKYEAGGSYQNGTPDGSRPGTFYFNAYDLPSRTTPGMTTLYLHEGAPGHHFQISIAQENEALPAFMRFGGNTAYVEGWALYSETLGYDMGLFKDPYQRFGTLSDEMLRAMRLVVDTGLHSKGWTREQAIDYMLANSDMGKTDATAEVERYIAIPSQALAYKIGAITILRLKDKAKKAMGAKFDVREFHNQVLNTGALPLAVLEKKIDDWIAASK, from the coding sequence ATGCTTGTGAAATCACTGAAACTCATCTTGCTTGCAGGGGCCGCGCTGACGGCACCTTTTGCCACGGCCGCCGTCGCCCAGACTGCACCTGCCGCCGCAACCACGCAGACCGAAGGCCAGCGTCTGGCCGCATTATTCGCCGCCGATGACGAAGGCAGCCTGAAGCGCAATCCGCTCAACGCGCTGTTCCGTGGCGACATGCGCTATGCCGACCGCTTTGGCGATTTCATCAGCGACGAATATTTCGCCAATGAGAGAAAAGCCGCCGAAGCCAATCTGGAAAATCTGAAAGCGATCGACCGCGAAAAGCTGAACCCCACCGACAAGATTGCCTATGATGTGTTCAAGCAGGGCCAGATCGACGCGCTCAAAGGCCTGTCGAAGGAAATCATGGACCTGACCGTGGTCCGTCCGCTGAACCACTTCTTCGGCTTCCACACCTTCTACCCGACCTTTGCCAGCGGTCAGGGCGCGGCCCCGTTCAAGACGGTCCAGGATTATGAAAATAACCTGAAGCGCCACAAGGAATTCATCGTGCTGATGGACCGTTCGATTGACCGGTTCCGTCAAGGCATGGCGTCGGGCGTGTTCGAAACGAAGATGACGATCACCAATGTCGTGGACCAGTTGAACACCCAATTGGCCCAGTCGACCGAAGAGTCGCCCTATTTCGGTCCGGTGAAGAAATTCCCCGAAGGCTTTAGCGATGCCGACAAGGCGCGTCTGACCGCCGAATATCGCGACATTATCGAAAAGGGCCTTTACCCCGCCAACACCCGTCTGCGCGACTTCCTGCGTGACAGCTATCTGCCGCTGGCGCGCGAGCAGGTCGGCCTGTCGGCGATGAAGGGCGGCGATATGCTCTATCAATACCAGATCGAGCAGACGACGACCCTGCCGCTCAAGGCCGACGAGATCCATAATCTTGGCCTGTCGGAAGTGGCACGGATCAAGACCGGCATGGAAAAGATCAAGAATGAGGTCGGCTTCAAAGGCACGCTGCCCGAATTTTTCGAGCATCTGCGCACCGACCCGAAATTCAAGCCCGCCAGCCGTGAAGCGCTGACCCAGGGCTATTATGATATCGGGAAAAAGGTCGATGGCCTGATTTCGACGCAGTTCAAATATCTTCCCAAGGCGCCGCTTGAAATCAAACCCTATGAAGAGTTCCGCGAAAAATATGAAGCCGGCGGCAGCTACCAAAATGGTACGCCCGACGGTTCGCGTCCCGGCACCTTCTATTTCAATGCCTATGACCTGCCCAGCCGCACAACGCCGGGCATGACGACGCTGTACCTGCACGAAGGCGCCCCGGGGCACCATTTCCAGATCAGCATCGCGCAGGAAAATGAAGCGCTTCCCGCCTTCATGCGCTTTGGCGGCAACACGGCTTATGTCGAAGGCTGGGCGCTTTATTCCGAGACGCTGGGCTATGACATGGGCCTGTTCAAGGACCCCTATCAGCGCTTCGGCACCCTGTCCGACGAAATGCTGCGCGCCATGCGTCTGGTCGTCGACACCGGCCTGCACAGCAAGGGTTGGACCCGCGAACAGGCAATCGACTATATGCTCGCCAACAGCGACATGGGCAAAACCGACGCCACGGCCGAGGTCGAGCGTTACATCGCCATTCCGTCGCAGGCGCTCGCCTACAAGATCGGCGCGATCACCATCCTTCGTCTGAAGGACAAGGCGAAGAAGGCCATGGGTGCGAAGTTCGACGTTCGCGAATTCCACAACCAGGTGCTGAACACCGGCGCCCTGCCTTTGGCGGTGCTTGAAAAGAAAATCGACGACTGGATTGCAGCGTCGAAATAA
- a CDS encoding prolyl hydroxylase family protein has product MLEDTPIKKFDANNDPAKLARIGVHVTKRLNANPLVQQVEHADAQLYLYQGFLSKADCKTLIKKIDADAVPSTLYKGTEQAGFRTSYSCHLNRWDTFVAKVEARMSDVLGIENDYAETMQGQRYQVGQEFKAHHDFFHPSQNYWEQEGPSGGQRSWTAMIFLNEPEEGGATEFPHLGLGVRPQAGMMLMWNNMNLDGTLNYKTLHTGTPVAKGVKHVITKWYRQNNWLEINTPKDS; this is encoded by the coding sequence ATGCTTGAAGATACGCCCATCAAAAAATTCGACGCCAACAATGATCCGGCAAAGCTTGCCCGGATCGGCGTGCATGTCACGAAGCGGCTGAACGCCAACCCGCTGGTGCAGCAGGTCGAGCATGCCGATGCGCAGCTCTATCTGTATCAGGGTTTTTTGAGCAAGGCGGACTGCAAGACGCTGATCAAGAAAATCGATGCCGATGCCGTCCCTTCAACGCTCTACAAGGGCACCGAACAGGCGGGTTTCCGGACCAGCTATAGCTGCCACCTGAACCGCTGGGACACCTTTGTCGCCAAGGTCGAGGCGCGGATGAGCGATGTGCTGGGCATCGAAAATGACTATGCCGAAACGATGCAAGGGCAGCGCTATCAGGTCGGGCAGGAATTCAAGGCGCACCATGATTTCTTCCACCCCAGCCAGAATTATTGGGAACAGGAAGGCCCCTCGGGCGGGCAGCGCAGCTGGACCGCGATGATCTTCCTCAACGAACCCGAAGAAGGTGGCGCGACCGAGTTTCCGCATCTGGGTCTGGGTGTCCGTCCACAGGCGGGCATGATGCTGATGTGGAACAATATGAACCTCGACGGCACGCTGAATTACAAGACGCTCCACACCGGAACACCGGTCGCCAAAGGCGTCAAGCATGTCATCACCAAATGGTACCGGCAGAATAACTGGCTGGAAATCAATACCCCCAAAGACAGCTAA
- a CDS encoding metal-dependent hydrolase family protein has protein sequence MFRSMLLASIALAAATPAMAETHAILVGNLIPDAATGPTGPAVIMVEDGRIKEINRGTDIPFKADVVVDLSKMTVVPGFIDLHVHLTGDPGGDFRDEAVDPDEWGVVMGVKNAGLTVKAGFTTVREAGSAQNTAFVLRRGTAEGKIVGPRIVAAGPALSIVGGHGDVTGFRKDVLAALDTGYTCTGPVECAEKVRKASRLGADVIKITATGGVLSQQGRGLEAHFTDAEMRSIADTAHSLGLKVMAHAHGARGIEAASAAGIDTIDHGTFADEAALKVMKAKGTVLVPTLMALEGVRARIGKGIYTPTVEVKARQAIEAAGRQVTRAKAMGVTVAFGTDAGVFEHGSNGGEFALLVKAGLTPAEALASATTIAAKTLGMENEIGRIAVGYSADLVAVSENPLTNITTLEKPTWVMVRGRIVP, from the coding sequence ATGTTTCGTTCCATGCTTCTGGCCAGCATCGCTCTGGCCGCCGCGACGCCCGCCATGGCCGAGACCCACGCGATCCTCGTGGGCAACCTGATCCCCGACGCTGCGACGGGACCGACAGGCCCAGCCGTCATCATGGTCGAAGACGGCCGTATCAAGGAAATCAACCGGGGAACGGACATTCCATTCAAGGCCGACGTCGTTGTCGATCTTTCCAAGATGACCGTCGTGCCCGGCTTTATCGACCTGCATGTCCATCTGACCGGTGACCCCGGCGGTGACTTCCGCGACGAAGCGGTCGACCCGGACGAATGGGGCGTAGTCATGGGCGTGAAGAACGCCGGACTGACCGTGAAGGCCGGTTTCACCACCGTTCGTGAAGCAGGCTCGGCGCAGAACACCGCCTTCGTCCTGCGCCGTGGCACGGCAGAGGGCAAGATTGTCGGACCACGTATCGTCGCGGCAGGACCGGCTTTGTCGATCGTGGGCGGGCATGGCGATGTCACCGGCTTCCGTAAGGATGTGCTGGCGGCGCTCGACACCGGCTATACCTGCACAGGCCCTGTCGAATGCGCGGAAAAGGTGCGCAAGGCATCGCGGCTTGGCGCTGATGTCATCAAGATTACTGCGACCGGCGGTGTCCTTTCGCAACAGGGCCGCGGGCTGGAGGCGCATTTTACCGATGCGGAAATGAGGTCCATCGCTGACACCGCCCATTCGCTGGGCTTGAAGGTCATGGCCCATGCGCATGGCGCGCGCGGCATCGAGGCCGCATCAGCCGCGGGTATCGACACAATCGACCATGGCACCTTTGCCGATGAAGCGGCGCTAAAGGTCATGAAGGCCAAGGGCACCGTGCTGGTCCCCACGCTGATGGCACTGGAAGGCGTGCGGGCGCGGATCGGCAAGGGCATCTATACGCCAACGGTCGAGGTAAAGGCACGGCAAGCAATTGAGGCCGCCGGACGGCAGGTCACGCGCGCAAAAGCGATGGGCGTGACCGTCGCATTTGGCACGGACGCTGGCGTGTTTGAGCATGGCAGCAATGGCGGCGAATTCGCCCTGCTGGTAAAGGCCGGACTGACACCGGCCGAAGCCCTGGCGAGCGCCACGACCATTGCGGCCAAAACGCTGGGAATGGAAAATGAAATCGGCAGGATCGCCGTCGGCTATTCCGCCGATCTGGTTGCGGTCAGCGAAAATCCGCTCACCAATATCACGACACTCGAAAAGCCGACATGGGTCATGGTAAGAGGCCGCATCGTTCCCTGA
- a CDS encoding RcnB family protein: MKKIILATLAAATVMTPVVAQAATVPVETSRNALQMQDQASFQRGEGRDGDGRRGERRRGGEGQRGGNQGWRGQQDAPPQAREETPQPPRTVRTWSQERRNGDDNDGRYSRRNGANQGGYQPGGYQQRDRDDDGQRNWNRSREGSIDRSGENYRGGNRSWSRDDDNRGSRWNQSWRNDRRYDWRGHRERYRNYYSPGRYYAPYRGHSYRRFGIGINIGSGYYGSRYWISDPSYYRLPPAYGPYRWVRYFDDVLLIDLRSGRVVDAIHDFFW, from the coding sequence ATGAAGAAGATTATTTTGGCAACATTGGCCGCCGCAACCGTGATGACACCCGTCGTCGCGCAGGCGGCAACCGTTCCAGTCGAGACCAGCCGCAATGCCCTGCAAATGCAGGACCAGGCGTCGTTCCAGCGTGGCGAAGGCCGCGATGGCGATGGACGCAGGGGCGAACGGCGTCGTGGTGGCGAAGGCCAGCGCGGCGGAAACCAGGGCTGGCGCGGCCAGCAGGACGCACCGCCACAGGCACGCGAGGAAACACCACAACCTCCCCGCACCGTCCGCACATGGTCGCAAGAACGGCGCAATGGCGATGACAATGACGGCCGGTACAGCCGCCGCAATGGCGCAAACCAGGGCGGTTACCAACCCGGCGGCTACCAACAGCGTGACCGTGACGATGACGGTCAACGCAACTGGAACCGCAGCCGCGAAGGCAGCATCGATCGCAGCGGCGAAAACTACCGTGGCGGCAACCGCAGCTGGAGCCGCGATGACGACAATCGGGGCAGCCGCTGGAACCAGAGCTGGCGCAATGACCGGCGCTATGACTGGCGCGGGCATCGTGAACGGTACCGGAACTATTACAGCCCCGGCCGCTATTATGCGCCCTATCGCGGGCATAGCTACCGGCGCTTTGGCATCGGGATCAACATCGGCTCGGGCTATTATGGTTCGCGCTACTGGATCAGCGACCCGTCCTATTACCGCCTGCCGCCGGCCTATGGCCCCTATCGCTGGGTGCGTTACTTTGACGATGTGCTGCTGATCGACTTACGGTCCGGCCGCGTGGTGGACGCGATCCACGACTTCTTCTGGTAA
- a CDS encoding M15 family metallopeptidase, translating to MLSRRQVALGLAVVPLAGCAPARPDKDVAFIPAKQAKSLAATDPGRLVELVKLDPTIRLDMRYATTNNFTGTVLYSEARAFLTAPAAQAVVRASRTARAEGFGLTIFDAYRPWRVTKKLWDATPVGPKKEYVANPKRGSKHNRGCAVDLSLHDLATGELVEMPTGFDDFSEKAHRDYMGASAVAIENRARLQRYLEAEGFVGLSNEWWHFDFTGWEKFPVLDIPFDKVG from the coding sequence GTGCTTTCCCGCCGGCAGGTGGCGCTGGGGCTGGCTGTTGTGCCGCTCGCCGGATGCGCCCCTGCCCGGCCGGACAAGGATGTTGCCTTCATTCCGGCAAAGCAGGCAAAATCGTTGGCGGCGACCGATCCGGGCCGTCTGGTCGAACTGGTCAAGCTCGATCCGACCATCCGCCTCGACATGCGCTACGCCACCACGAATAATTTCACCGGCACCGTCCTGTACAGCGAGGCGCGCGCTTTCCTGACCGCACCAGCGGCGCAAGCCGTCGTCCGCGCCAGCCGCACCGCCCGGGCCGAAGGCTTTGGCCTCACCATCTTCGATGCCTATCGCCCATGGCGGGTGACAAAGAAGCTTTGGGACGCAACGCCCGTTGGCCCGAAAAAAGAGTATGTCGCCAACCCCAAGCGCGGATCCAAGCACAACCGCGGCTGTGCTGTCGACCTCAGCCTGCATGATCTTGCCACCGGCGAACTGGTCGAAATGCCGACCGGCTTCGACGATTTTTCGGAAAAAGCGCATCGCGACTATATGGGTGCCAGCGCCGTGGCGATTGAAAACCGCGCCCGCCTGCAACGCTATCTGGAGGCCGAGGGCTTTGTCGGCCTGTCCAACGAATGGTGGCATTTCGACTTTACCGGGTGGGAGAAATTTCCGGTGCTGGATATTCCGTTCGACAAGGTGGGGTGA
- the accC gene encoding acetyl-CoA carboxylase biotin carboxylase subunit — MGIEKILIANRGEIALRIHRAAHEMGIKTVAVHSTADAEAMHVRLADEAICIGPPSATDSYLNIPAIISAAEISHADAIHPGYGFLSENAQFAEIVESHDIKWIGPKPEHIRTMGDKVEAKRSAGALGLPLVPGSDGAIEDVAEAKAIARDIGYPVIIKAASGGGGRGMKVVNNEEELETQMQQAGSEAKAAFGDATVYLEKYLGNPRHIEFQIFGDGNGNAVHLGERDCSLQRRHQKVLEEAPSPVLSTAERDRMGNICAKAMADMGYRGAGTIEFLWENGEFFFIEMNTRLQVEHPVTEMITGLDLVREQIRVAEGKPLSFTQDEVTFTGHAVECRINAEDPVTFMPSPGTVSWYHPPGGLYVRVDSGLYHGYKVPPYYDSMIAKLIVYGQTREGCLMRLRRALGEFVIEGMKTTIPLHQKLLEDPDFQNGNYTIKWLEEWLAKDAS; from the coding sequence ATGGGCATTGAGAAAATCCTGATCGCCAACCGTGGCGAGATTGCGCTTCGCATCCATCGTGCCGCGCATGAAATGGGAATTAAAACGGTCGCGGTCCATTCGACGGCGGATGCCGAGGCGATGCACGTGCGCCTTGCCGATGAAGCCATCTGCATCGGACCGCCTTCGGCCACCGACAGCTATTTGAACATTCCGGCGATTATTTCGGCGGCGGAAATCAGCCATGCGGACGCGATCCACCCCGGCTACGGCTTTTTGTCGGAAAATGCGCAGTTCGCGGAAATCGTCGAAAGCCATGACATCAAATGGATCGGCCCGAAGCCCGAGCATATCCGCACCATGGGCGACAAGGTCGAGGCGAAGCGGTCCGCTGGCGCGCTTGGCCTGCCGCTTGTTCCCGGCAGCGACGGCGCGATCGAGGATGTGGCCGAAGCCAAGGCGATTGCGCGTGACATCGGCTATCCGGTGATCATCAAGGCCGCATCCGGCGGCGGCGGGCGCGGCATGAAAGTGGTCAACAACGAGGAAGAGCTCGAGACCCAGATGCAGCAAGCAGGATCCGAGGCGAAAGCGGCATTTGGCGATGCCACCGTGTATCTCGAAAAATATCTCGGCAATCCGCGCCATATCGAATTCCAGATTTTCGGCGATGGCAATGGCAACGCCGTGCACCTGGGCGAACGCGACTGTTCGTTGCAGCGCCGCCACCAGAAAGTGTTGGAAGAGGCTCCCTCGCCCGTGCTGTCGACAGCCGAGCGTGACCGTATGGGCAATATCTGCGCCAAGGCCATGGCGGACATGGGCTATCGCGGGGCAGGCACCATCGAGTTTCTGTGGGAAAATGGCGAATTTTTCTTCATCGAAATGAACACCCGTTTGCAGGTGGAACATCCGGTGACGGAAATGATCACCGGCCTCGACCTCGTCCGCGAACAGATCCGCGTGGCAGAAGGCAAGCCGCTTTCGTTCACGCAGGACGAAGTGACCTTCACCGGCCATGCCGTCGAATGCCGTATCAACGCCGAAGACCCCGTTACCTTCATGCCCTCACCCGGCACGGTCAGCTGGTACCACCCGCCGGGCGGTCTCTATGTCCGCGTCGATAGCGGGCTTTACCACGGCTATAAGGTGCCGCCTTATTATGACAGCATGATCGCCAAGCTGATCGTATATGGCCAGACGCGCGAAGGCTGCCTGATGCGGTTGCGGCGTGCGCTGGGCGAATTTGTGATCGAAGGTATGAAGACAACCATTCCTTTGCACCAGAAGCTTCTGGAAGATCCCGATTTCCAGAACGGCAATTACACGATCAAATGGCTTGAAGAATGGCTGGCCAAGGACGCCAGCTAG
- the accB gene encoding acetyl-CoA carboxylase biotin carboxyl carrier protein, with translation MAAKSGSNGGMQVDTDLVRELAEMLNDTGLSEIEVEDGDRKIRVSRTMTAIAAPVAAAPVAAAAPVAQAAPAHIAESAPAVAANALKSPMVGTAYLTPEPDAAAFVTVGQQVKAGDTVMIIEAMKVMNPIVAPNSGTVTEIYVESGQPVEFDQPLMVIA, from the coding sequence ATGGCGGCAAAATCAGGCAGCAATGGTGGAATGCAGGTGGATACCGATCTGGTCCGCGAATTGGCCGAAATGCTGAACGATACCGGTTTAAGCGAAATCGAGGTTGAGGACGGTGATCGCAAGATCCGCGTTTCGCGCACGATGACCGCCATTGCGGCCCCCGTCGCCGCAGCGCCCGTCGCTGCAGCCGCACCTGTTGCGCAGGCCGCACCTGCGCATATCGCCGAAAGCGCACCGGCCGTTGCCGCAAATGCGCTGAAATCGCCGATGGTGGGCACGGCCTATCTGACACCCGAGCCCGATGCCGCGGCATTTGTAACGGTCGGGCAACAGGTCAAGGCGGGCGACACCGTAATGATTATCGAAGCGATGAAGGTCATGAACCCCATCGTTGCGCCGAACAGCGGCACCGTGACCGAGATTTATGTCGAAAGCGGACAGCCCGTCGAATTTGACCAGCCGCTCATGGTTATCGCGTAA
- the aroQ gene encoding type II 3-dehydroquinate dehydratase: protein MTDLIFVLNGPNLNLLGTREPEIYGHDTLDDIAAMLDDQAREAGAEIDFRQSNHEGHLIDWLHEAQAEGAKAVLLNAAGYTHTSIALLDAIKAIKVPVYEVHLSDPHTREEFRHLSYVGMGAKAVFAGHGAKSYQLALDAALQV from the coding sequence TTGACCGACCTGATCTTTGTATTGAACGGCCCCAATCTGAACCTGCTCGGCACACGCGAGCCGGAGATTTACGGCCATGACACGCTCGACGATATTGCCGCAATGCTCGATGACCAAGCGCGCGAAGCCGGGGCGGAGATTGATTTCCGGCAATCGAACCATGAAGGGCATTTGATCGACTGGCTGCACGAGGCGCAGGCCGAAGGCGCGAAGGCGGTGCTGCTGAATGCGGCGGGCTATACGCACACGTCGATTGCTCTTCTGGACGCGATCAAGGCCATCAAAGTGCCGGTATATGAGGTCCATTTGTCCGACCCGCATACCCGTGAAGAGTTCCGGCATTTAAGCTATGTGGGGATGGGCGCGAAGGCGGTGTTTGCAGGACATGGCGCAAAGTCCTATCAACTCGCGCTGGACGCAGCGTTACAAGTTTGA